From the Eschrichtius robustus isolate mEscRob2 chromosome 19, mEscRob2.pri, whole genome shotgun sequence genome, the window ttggattggggtgtttgtttctttaatattgagctgaatgagctgtttatatattttggagattaatcctttgtccgttgattcatttgcaaatattttctcccattctgagggttgtcttttcgtcttgtttatggtttcctttgctgtgcaaaagctttgaagtttcattaggtcccatttgtttatttttgtttttatttccatgactctagaaggtggatcaaaaaagattttgctgtgatttatgtcaaagagtgttcttcctatgttttcctctaagagttttatagtgtccagtcttatatttaggtctctaatccattttgagttaatttttgtgtatggtgttagggagtattctaatttcattcttttacatgtagctgtccagttttcccagcaccacttattgaagagactgtcttttctccattgtacatctttgcctcctttgtcatagattagttgaccataggtgcgtgggttaatctctgggctttctatcttgttccattgatctatgtttctgtttttgtgccagtaccatattgtcttgattactgtagctttgtagtatagtctgaagtcagggagtctgattcctccagctccatttttttgcctcaagactgctttggctattcggggtcttttgtgtctccatacaaattttaagatgatttgttctagctccgtaaaaaatgccattggtaatttgatagggattgcattgaatctgtagattgctttgggtagtatactcattttcacaatgttgattcttccaatccaagaacatggtatatctctccatctgttggtatcatctttaatttctttcatcagtgtcttatagttttctgcatacaggtcttttgtctccctaggtaggtttattcctaggtattttattctttttgttgcaatggtaaatgggagtgtttccataatttctctttcagatttttcatcattagtgtataggaacgcaagagatttctgtgcattaattttgtatcctgcaactttaccatattcattaattagctctagcagttttctcgtggcagttttaggattctctatgtatagtatcatgtcatccgcaaacagtgacagttttacttcttcttttccaatttgtattccttttatttctttttcttctctgattgccatggctaggacttccagaactatgttgaataatagtggtgagagtggacatccttgtctcgttcctgatcttagaggaaatgctttcagtttttcaccattgagaatgatgtttgttgtgggttcgtcatatatggcctttattatgttgaggtaggttccctctatgcccactttctggagagtttttatcataaatgggtgttgaattttgtcgaaagctttttctgcatctattgagatgatcatatggtttttattcttcaatttgttcatatggtgtatcacattgattgatttgcgtatattgaagaatccttgcatccctgggataaatcccacttgatcgtggtgtatgatccttttaatgtgttgttggattctgtttgctagtattttgttgaggatttttgcatctatagtcatcagtgatattggtctgtaattttctttttttgtagtgtctgtctggttttggtatcagggtgatggtggcctcatagaatgagtttgggagtgttccttcctctgcaattttttggaagagtttgagaaggataggtgttagctcttctctaaatgtttgatagaattcacctgtgaagccatctggtcctggacttttgtttgttggaaggttttttaatcacagtttcaatttcattacttgtgattggtctgttcatattttctgtttcttcctggttcagtcttggaaggttatacctttctaaaaatttgtccatttcttccaggttgtccattttattggcataaagtcgcttgtagtagtctcttaggatgctttgtatttctgcagtgtctgttgtaacttctcctttttcatttctgattttattgatttgagtcctctccctctttttcttgatgagtctggctaatggcttatcaattttgtttatcttctcaaagaaccaacttttagttttattgatctttgctattgttttctttgtttctatttcatttatttctgctctgatcgttatgatttctttccttctgctaactttgggttttgtttgttcttctttctctagtttctttaggtgtaaggttagattgtttatttgagatgtttgttgtttcttgaggtaggattgtattgctataaacctccctcttagaactgcttttgctgcatcccataggttttgggtcgtcgtgttttcattgtcatttgtctctaggtattttttgatttcctctttgatttcttcagtgatctcttggttatttagtaacgtattgtttagcctccatgtgtttgtctttttaacggttttttccctgtaattcatttctaatctcatagcgttgtggtcagaaaagatgcttgatatgatttcaattttcttaaatttactgaggcttgatttgtgacccaagatgtgatctatcctggagaatgttccgtgcgcacttgagaagaacgtgtaatctgctgtttttggatggaatgtcctatatatatcaattaaatctatctggtctattgtgtcatttaaagcttctgtttccttatttattttcattttggatgatctgtccattggtgtaagtgaggtgttaaagtcccccactatgattgtgttactgtcaatttcctcttttatagctgttagcagttgccttatgtattgaggtgctcctatgttgggtgcatatatatttataattgttatatcttcttcttggattgatccctggatcattatgtagtgtccttccttgtctcttgtaacattctttattttaaagtctattttatctgatattgagtatagctactccagctttcttttgatttccatttgcatggaatatctttttccatcccctcactttcagtctgtatgtgtccctaggtctaaagtgggtctcttgtagacagcatatatatgggtcttgtttttgtatccattcagccagtctatgtcttttggttggggcatttaatccattcacgtttaaggtaattatcgatatgtatgttcctatgaccattttcttaattgttttgggtttgtttttgtaggtccttttcttctcttgtgtttcccacttagagaagttcctttagcatttgttgtagagctggtttggtggtgctgaattctcttagcttttgcttgtctgtaaagcttttgatttctccatcaaatctaaatgagatccttgccgggtagagtaatcttggttgtaggttcttccctttcatcactttaagtatatcatgccactcccttctggcttgcagagtttctgctgagaaatcagctgttaaccttatgggagttcccttgtatgttatttgtcgtttttcccttgctgctttcaataatttttctttgtctttaatttttgccactttgattactatgtgtctcggcgtgtttctccttgggtttatcctgtatgggactctctgtgcttcctggacttgggtggctatttcctttcccatgttagggaagttttcgactataatctcttcaaatattttctctggtcctttctctctctcttcaccttctgcgacccctataatgcgaatgttgttgcgtttaatgttgtcccagaggtctcttaagctgtcttcatttcttttcattcttttttctttagtctgttccgcagcagtgaattccaccattctgtcttccaggtcacttacccgttcttctgcctcagttattctgctattgattccttctagtgtagttttcatttcagttattgtattggtcatctctgtttgtttgttctttaattcttctaggtctttgttaatcatttcttgcatcttctcaatctttgcctctattcttattccgaggtcctggatcatcttcactatcattattctgaattctttttctggaaggttgcctatctccacttcatttagttgtttttctggggttttttcttgttccttcatctggtacatagccctctgccttttcatcttgtctatctttctgtaactgtggtttttggtccacaggctgcaggattgtagcttttcttgcttctgctgtctgccctctggtggttgaggctatctaagaggcttgatgggaggctctggtggtgggtagagctgactgttgctgtggcggtcagagctcagtaaaactttaatccacttgactgttgatgggtggggctgggttccctccctgttggttgttttgcctgaggcaacccaacactggagcctacctgggctctttggtggggttaatggcagactctgggagggctcacgccaaggagcacttcccagaacctccgctgccagagtccttgtccccacagtgaaacagagccaccccctgcctctgcaggagacccaccaacaccagcaggtaggtctggttcagtctcccccagggtcactgctccttcccctgggtcccgatgcgcacactactttgtgtgtgccctccaagagtggggtctctgtttcccccagtcctgtcaaagtcctgcaatcaattcccactaggcttcaaagtctgattctctaggaattcctcctcccgttgccggacccccaggttgagaagcctgacgtggggctcagaaccttcactccagtgggtggacttctgtggtataagtgttcgccactctgtgagtcacccacccagcagttatgggattagattttactctgattgcacccctcctaccgtctcactgtggcttctcctctgtccttggacgtggggtatcctccttggtgaagtccagggtcttcctgtcaatgattgtccagcagacagttgtgattctggtgctctcgcaagagggagtgagagcacgtccttctactccgccatcttggttaatctcggccccctccagctttcttttaactaATTTTAGCATGGCATGCCTTTTCCCATCCTAGTCTTTAAACCTACTTAtctctttatattaaaaaaggttttcttttagaaaacataaagcatatagttgggtcttgctttttaatccaatctgacaaTCTGTTTTAAGTGGTGTGCTtagaacatttacatttaatgtaatttttgataTCACTGGATTTGAACCTACCATCATTCTAATTGTTTCCTATTTCTGCcatgtgttatttaattttcccGTCTGCTTTTGGATTATCTTTTAGAATTCCAACTTATTTCCACTACTGGCTTATTAGTTATATGCCACTTAAATTTTTTACATGGTTGCTCAAGGGCTTATAATATgcatctattatttttcagtctACCTTCTAATAATATGATGCCCATTCACATAGTGTATGACAGCTACTTCCAATTTCTCTGCCCTGTTTTGTGGtatcattacattttatttttatatatgctatAAACTCACAAAACTTTGCTCATTTTTGCTTTAGGAAGTTGTATTTTCCAGtgattagaaataagaaaaattattttatattttacttcctttttaaccattttaaaacttctttattaGATCCAAGTCTGTTTCTGGTATGATATGCTTCCAGCCTATGGAAAATTCCTTTAATATTGCTTGTAGTGCAGATCTGCTGGCGGTATATTCTATTAACTTTTGTTcatatgaaaatgtctttattttgcatatttttggaagatttttttcatcagGCTTGGAATTTTTGATTCACAGTATTTTGTTGCAGAGTATTAAAGATGTTACTCCAATGTCTTCTGGCTTacgttttttgttttactttgtatttatttatttttggctgcgttgggtcttcattgctgcacacaggctttctctagttgcggtgagcaggggctactctttttttttttttttaaacatctttattgaagtataattgctttacaatggtgtgttagtttctgctttataacaaagtgaatcagttacacatatacatatgttcccatatctcttccctcttgcatctccctccctcccaccctccccatcccacccctctaggtggtcacaaagcaccgagctgatctccctgtgctatgcggctgcttcccactagctatctattttacatttggtaatgtatatatgtccatgacactctctcaccctgtcacatctcacccctccccctccccatatcctcaagtccattctctagtaggtctgtgcctttattcccgtcttgccactaggttcttcatggcctttttttttcccccttagattccatatatatgtgttagcatactgtatttgtttttctctttctgacttactttaccctgtatgacagactctaactccatccacctcattacaaatacctccatttcatttctttttatggctgagtaatattccattgtatatatgtgccacatcttctttatccattcgtccgatgatggacacttagattgcttccatgtcctggctattgtaaatagagctgcaatgaacattttggtacatgactctttttgaactatggttttctcagggtatatgaggggctactctttgttgcagtgcactggcttctcatcgcggtggcttctcttgttgcggaacacgggctctaggcctgcgggcttcagtagttgtggctcgcagactctatagagcgcaggctccgcagttgtggcacatgggcttagttgctccacggcatgtgggatcttcccagaccagggctcgaacccgggtctcctgcattggcaggtggattcttaaccactgtgccaccagggaagcccctggtttttaacctctgttttttttcctttaagttggGGAGAGAAGAAATCtctctggttttatttatttatttatggctgtgttgggtcttagttgtggcacacgggatctttgttgaggcatgtgggatctttggttgcagcatgcaggctctttgttgtggcacacaggcttctctctagttgtggtgcatgggttttctattctctagttgtggtgcacaggctccagggcacgtgggctctgtagttgtggtgaacaGGTTCCAGagggcatgggctctgtagtttgtgccatgtaggctctctagttgaggcacacaagctcagtagttgtggcgcacaggcttagttgccctgcggcatgtgggatcttagtttccttacCAGttattgaacccgtgtcccctgcatggaaggtggagtctttaccactggaccaccagggaagtcccttctggcttacatGGTTTTTGATGGCAAGtctcctttctttctcatctCTGTTCTTTGTATGTAATGTGGCCTTTTTCTGTCAATATTTCCTGCATTGTTCATTTGCTGCTGTTTGGCAATAACGTgccttgtttttttggtttttgcgtttttttgtttgttttaaaattctgcttgTTTATTCTTGAGTTCTTGGATTCGGTGaagtcttttattattttaaaaaaattcgtAGCCActatctcttgaaatatttttcttctcattctctctctcctttcaccCTGGGTTTCCAATTATACATAAGTTTGACCACAAAAAGTTTCCCCACAGTTCTTGGAtactttattctgttttcttcacaCTTTTTGTGTTTCAGGTTGGATGATTTTGATTAGCCTTTATTCAAGTTCTTTGACACTTTTCTCAGATGTGTTTAGCCTACTTACAAGTCCTTCAAAATCatcctttgttataaattttcttttctagcaTTTCCCATTTGATTCTATATTAATTTCCACtgaaatttcctcatctgtcatgTATATTGTCTGCCCTTTTCATGAAAGCATTTAACACATCAACCAGTCATATAAAATTCTCTggcatttccaaaatatatttatctcTAAGTGTGGTTTTATTGATTGGTCTGCTGTCTCTTGGCAGagggttgtattttttttaatcttgtaacGTTTTACTGAACGCAAGATACCATGTATCAAACAGTAGAGACTGAAATAAATAGTATTTTTGCCTGGAACTGGGCACACCTGTTCTGCTAGGATGTTAGGGTGCACTGTTGAATCAGTCTGGTCAGGAATTAAGTTGAAATTGGATTCTGTTGTTGCAATAGTTATCTTCAGTACACTGCTTCAAAATTTTCTAATGTTACCTTGTGCTTAGGGTGGGGGCTGGAGTGCTGGGGGATTTTCCTCAATGTTCCTTCTCCACCTTCAGCTTTTGGCTATCCCTATGCACCTGTGCCACAGAAGGATTCTCTGTCCATGTTCTTGCCTTTTCCCCAATGTAGCCTGCTATTGCTTGTCACTAGGAGAAAGCTAGCATGTTTATGGGGACCAGAGATGTTCTGTATTGTCTTGGTTTAGTCTTAGTCTTGAGCGGGGATTGGAGAGATCAGAGAGCTTGTGCATTTTGGGGATCTAGGACTACGTAACACTAAAAATGAGACAAACTCTCTTCTCTAGGCTGTGAACAATAAAGCAGGTGATACTTTCATTTGTGAGCAAACTGAAGACAAGAGTTCACATAAAAGGACAGAGGTAAGAGACTTACAGAAAAGCAATATAAAGTCTCCTTGACTGACCCAGACCCAAGTCTTACCTTACCTGCATCTCTTCACTTACACGAACTGAGAAACATTTTTGGTTTAAGCAACTCTGAGCTACATTTTGTTACCTACAACTAAAAGCATCCTAACTGATAAAACCACCATGAGCTCTCATGATCTTCCTTTGGAAGTGATCATAGTAAAGAAATGCATTAGAAGCCCTGAATTTCTGATGATACTGTGAAACTTGAACTAGCACCTTGGAAGCCAGGTTAAGCCAGTGTCTTGGTCACCCCATTCATCCAACGGGCTGAAATCTAACAGAAAAACTATGGTGCACCAATTTATACTACTACTGAATTGTATGAGGACATTTAAGGCTGCATGGGCTTTGAGACCtaaagaaattttatataaagGTAAAGCTGCTGACACCTAATTTATCTGTATTCTCTAGAGACTTTTTGAAAATTAACTTCAGgagttttattctttaattttggcCATCATGCCATCTAATGAAATAGAGTGATCACATTATGAGTTCTTAACTATAAGGGACAATATCTCAATAGTTTATTGCTTTGGTAAAATGTTAActgtgaagttttaaaaataaagtacaagAAAGACTAAGCCAAAAGTCTGCTTGCCACAGAAAACCACTGTATACAGGACAGTGAGTAATCTTTCACAGATAATCTATTAAGCATGTATTTgaacatatatgtatacagaACTAAGATAACTGGATATTATGAAGGTACAATCTGCATTTTTACTAAACAAGATGCATGAGTCTTCTCTGTCGTTTTAGATTGATTTCATACTTTCTGTAGCTCCATATTATAGGAACACAGAGAAATTCATCTAAACTCTTATtaatttccaatttaaaaaattaccctTATGTACACATCCTTTCTGTTAAAACTGCTTTATCTTAAATTATTATTCTATGATTTCCAGATGGGTACGTACACTTTACATTTTGatacatattgtatgactctTCTCTAACAAACTTGTATTTTTCACTCCCTCCAACAAAATACATTGTTCTTGAAGACAGAGACTAGCAAGTAAAAGGAAATCTTATCCTAATAAtcaatacatttgaaaaaatgtttagaaaaattcaatatttttcctttctttactaaaaacagaattaccatatgatccaccaaccccactcctgggcatatatctgagagataaagatacatgcacctcatattcatagcagcactattcacaatagccaagacatggaaacaacctgaatgtccattaacagatgaatggataaagatgtggcacatatatacaatggagtactactcagccatagaaaagaagaaaataatgccatttgcagcaatatggatgtaagtagagattatcatactaagtgaagtaagtcagaaagaggacaaataacatatgatatcatttttatgtggaatctaaaatatgacacagaagaACCtagctatgaaacagaaacagaatcacagacatagagaacagactggtggttgccaaggggaagggggttgagggagggatggagtgggaggttaggGTTAGCAGatataagcttttatatatagaatggttaaacaataaggtcctactgtatagcacagagaactatattcaatatcctatgatataccataatggaaaagaataaaaaatagaatgtatatgtatgtataactgaatcattttgctgtacagcagtaattaacataacattgtaaatcaactatacttcaataaaaaaaattgatatttttctttctttctgtgagtGGAAGAAGTATGGGGATGTAAAACCTGATAAAATTAAAGTCCTCCAAACTTGTCACAGATCCTGCCTAAGGAGGTCTGAATTGGACAAAGGTTATAACTCTTAGAAATCAGTCAGATCAAAAGGATTTTGATGGAAATATGCAGACTAAAAAACCAAGTATTATAATTTTGACATTTATTAAGAAAGTATTTGTCATTAGTAACCATTTCTGCCACTTTCCAAATATTACAGTAAAACTCTGTCCTAACACACAGGGCAGGAGTAAAAATTCAATTATGTGAAATGCAGTGTTCCATTTTTGTAAAGTTAACCAGAAACATTGTTTTATCAGTTTGTACTGTCCTTTAAAGTGCACACAGGTGTACATACTCACAGCTAAACTAAAATGGATAGTATACTGTAGAGAAAAAGACCAAATGGTAAGAAATTCAGTTCATCCCTGCTTACACGAGGGACAAAGGGAGAGAACCAATCCCAACAGGGTTACAACCAAATTCATGTAATTTCAGATTGCGATATTGCTGAtacatttcaaataatatttatttacttgaagTGCTTACATTACTTGCAGTATTCCTCctccaaatacattttcaaatgatttttgggggaaaataagcttaataaaaatttcaaacatgatACCTTTACACACTTTTAGTCATTTAGCAAAAAGTACTGAGCACCTAATATTGAGTTATGCAGTGTCATGGCTTTGGAGACAACACAATGCATGAAGCCCCTTCTCTCATTCACTTTACATTCCAGTGGACGTGGATTCAGGCATGCTCATCACTGTGCTTCTGTTAAAATCCTGACTATACTCATATCTTTTTTAAGCCCTAGTGCAACAACTGGTTAAAGTCACGTGCAATGACATGTTAAAGTTCTCACAAAATCCCGTATGGAACCTCTCTCGTTAGATGTCTCTGCTGTGTGGTCTCCTGACTATTGCAAATGTTGATGCTGGGCAGAAACATTACCTTTTCATGAAAGAAATTCTTTTTCTACTGTAAGAACTGGAGTGAATGGAAAATTTCAGCTCTCGTTTGAGGACTTCAGAATGCAATAGAATACCATTTTACCGAATTTCACTTTTGTATGGATTCTCTGAAGAGAGATAATCCCTACCATACTCTTCACTTTTATAGAATGTATCACCACTATGGACTCTTTGATGAATTAGAAGACCTGAGCTCCAACGGAAACCCTTACCACATGCATCGCATTTGTAGGGTTTCTCTCCCGTGTGGACCCTCTGATGAGCCTGGAGGTTTGATCTCTGACTGAAGCCCTTACCACACACCTCACATTTGTATGGTTTTTCCCCAGTGTGGACTCTGTGATGGGCTTGAAGACTTGAAAACCCACTGAAACCCTTACCGCATTGTTCACATTTATAGGGCCTCCCTTCTGCGTGGACCCTCTGATGTGCTTGAAGGCGTGAACTTTCACTGAAACCCTTTGTGCACACCTCACATTTGTATGGTTTCCCTCCTGTGTGGACCCTCTGATGTGCTTCAAGGCGTGAGCTCTGACTAAAGCCCTTCCCACACATCTCACATTTATATGGCTTCACTCTGGTGTGGACTCTCTGATGACCTTGAAGATATGCTCTCTGACTGAAGCCCTTCCCACATACCTCACATATATAGGGTCTCTCGCCAGTGTGGACACTCTGATGGCTTTGAAGGTATGATCTCTGACTGAAGCTCTTACCACACTCATCACATTGGTATGGCTTCTCTCCCGTGTGGACTCTCTGATGGGCCAGAAGAGTTGAGGCCTTACTGAAGCCCTTATCACATTCTCCACatttatagggtttctctcctgtgtgaacCCTCTGATGAATTTGAAGATTAAAGCTCCAACTGAATCCCTTCCCACACTCCTCACACTTGAATggtttttctccagtgtgaactctcTGATGGCCTTGAAGGTGTGAACTCCGACTGAATCCTTTCCCACACTCCTCACACTTgtatggtttctctccagtgtggaccCTCTGATGGCCTTGAAGGTAAGAATTGCGACTGAATCCCTTCCCACACTCCTCACATttgtatggtttttctccagtgTGGACTCTCTGATGGGCTTGAAGGTATGAACTCCGACTGAATCCCTTATCACACTCCTCACATTTAaaaggtttctctcctgtgtggacTCTCTGATGAACATTAAGAACTGATCTATGACTGAAGACTTTACCACATGCGTTGCATTTGtacggtttctctccagtgtggactCCCTGATGATCTTTAGGTTTTGAATTCCAATTGAAGCCATTCCCACACTCtttgtaaggtttctctccaaTGTGAATTTTCTGATGGCCTTGAAGATATGAATTTTGGCTGAAGCTGTTACCACATGTATAATGTTTATATGGTTGTTCCCTAGTGTGGACTATCTGAAGGTCTTGAAAATGTGAGGCCAGACTGAAGCCATTACCACACACCTCAGAATTATAGGGAATCTCTTCCAT encodes:
- the ZNF112 gene encoding zinc finger protein 112, whose protein sequence is MIKFQKPVSFKDVAVVFTEEELGLLDSAQRKLYRDVMLENFRNLLSVGNQPFKPELIFQLEREEELLMMETETQRDGCSGTKSQHNMESIQEVGLSCLSSKELSTWQTWQQGAGRLTGCQDSMKIFQENISQLQKQGDSPCQVWAGIPIQISEDENYILTHIGDGSRDIKSQEFPSWRTQHSWRKMYLTESRNYQCRCQKISTKNDFCTSESISWISHHNDNLGVHRTEKNYSCHDCGEDVMKVSLLHQDLIQTGQKPYPGNEYRKAFNNDSSSEALRQLHLEGKPRTYSPCGKGCSYSSVLHTHQSVCRGDNCVSESPHLQCHQKVHAEEVPFKYEYGENFNQCSSHNTYELTHTGEMSDRCNIYEKGFSHSLDLSSSFRVHTEQEPYEFEENGNVFIQNSCLRAHQKIQTEEKLYTDVECEKGFICNSDCNIQHRVHMEEIPYNSEVCGNGFSLASHFQDLQIVHTREQPYKHYTCGNSFSQNSYLQGHQKIHIGEKPYKECGNGFNWNSKPKDHQGVHTGEKPYKCNACGKVFSHRSVLNVHQRVHTGEKPFKCEECDKGFSRSSYLQAHQRVHTGEKPYKCEECGKGFSRNSYLQGHQRVHTGEKPYKCEECGKGFSRSSHLQGHQRVHTGEKPFKCEECGKGFSWSFNLQIHQRVHTGEKPYKCGECDKGFSKASTLLAHQRVHTGEKPYQCDECGKSFSQRSYLQSHQSVHTGERPYICEVCGKGFSQRAYLQGHQRVHTRVKPYKCEMCGKGFSQSSRLEAHQRVHTGGKPYKCEVCTKGFSESSRLQAHQRVHAEGRPYKCEQCGKGFSGFSSLQAHHRVHTGEKPYKCEVCGKGFSQRSNLQAHQRVHTGEKPYKCDACGKGFRWSSGLLIHQRVHSGDTFYKSEEYGRDYLSSENPYKSEIR